A region from the Variovorax sp. RKNM96 genome encodes:
- a CDS encoding TonB-dependent hemoglobin/transferrin/lactoferrin family receptor, translated as MATHSPRTSPHRLALLPLLIASGFGMATTSAWSQQVAALGEVVVSGSRSEQAKDDLPLSIEVINRNDIESKQINDIRDAVRDLPNVSVKRSPARFGLAQGNTGRDGNAGFNVRGLDGNRVLLLTDGIRTPRSYVFSANAFGRDYFDIGLVERIEIIKGPASALYGSDGLAGLVNFITREPSSFLRDGRTFGGSANIGYSGDDNGVRGGVTLAGKANDALEWLISANLGRASELENMGRLNVPNVDRTTPNPQRDKSNSLLAKAILKPNADQRHSFTFEHVEKSSRYDLLSGVSKPPYASTSVVGLNAKTDLERDRLTYEGRLRLDTVVADSLLAVVSYQKAKSREYIYEDRFTAADRTRDVTYDENTWQFGLQADKTIRMGDWAQKVTYGLDYTRTNVENLQTGLVPPAGESYPLKRFPDTRETSSAFYVQDEFIHDRWSITPGIRFDRFSLDAKQAGFNAQAVSLSGSAVSPKLGVLFRATPQFSVYGNYASGFKAPNAFQVNNFFENVISGYKTIPNPNLKPEKSQNIELGMRGRTGILSYDVAAFTGDYKNLIENDRQVGGVFGSRVNPATFQSVNIGRARISGFEFKGELDFTENGTGFSVPFAYGQTRGRDRTNNRPLNSIDPQKFSAGLKYQAPVWSVRLDAVHHGAKKWNDVDRSEVTTGLQFRTPQATTLDVSAQWRIRKDLRLNASVTNLTNKRYWMWSDVRGLTTTSNLRDAYTQPGRAFNVSLVADF; from the coding sequence GTGGCCACTCATTCCCCTCGAACTTCTCCCCATCGCCTGGCGCTCCTGCCGCTGTTGATCGCCTCCGGCTTCGGCATGGCCACGACGTCGGCGTGGTCCCAGCAAGTCGCAGCGCTCGGTGAGGTGGTGGTGAGCGGATCGCGTTCGGAACAGGCCAAGGACGACCTGCCGCTGAGCATCGAGGTCATCAACCGCAACGACATCGAATCCAAGCAGATCAACGACATCCGCGACGCGGTGCGCGACCTACCCAACGTCTCGGTCAAGCGTTCGCCCGCGCGCTTCGGGCTCGCGCAGGGCAACACCGGCCGCGACGGCAATGCCGGCTTCAACGTCCGCGGCCTCGACGGCAACCGCGTGCTGCTGCTGACCGATGGCATCCGCACGCCGCGCAGCTACGTCTTCAGCGCCAACGCATTCGGCCGTGACTACTTCGACATCGGCCTCGTCGAGCGCATCGAGATCATCAAGGGCCCGGCCTCGGCGCTCTACGGCTCCGACGGCCTCGCGGGCCTCGTCAACTTCATCACCCGCGAACCCTCGTCGTTCCTGCGCGACGGCCGCACCTTCGGCGGCAGCGCGAACATCGGCTACAGCGGCGACGACAACGGTGTGCGCGGCGGCGTCACGCTCGCGGGCAAGGCGAACGATGCGCTCGAGTGGCTCATCTCCGCCAACCTCGGCCGCGCGAGCGAGCTCGAGAACATGGGCCGGCTCAACGTGCCCAATGTCGACCGCACCACGCCCAATCCGCAGCGCGACAAGAGCAACTCGCTGCTGGCCAAGGCCATCCTCAAGCCCAACGCCGACCAGCGCCATTCATTCACCTTCGAGCACGTCGAAAAAAGCAGCCGCTACGACCTGCTCTCCGGCGTCTCCAAGCCGCCGTACGCATCCACCTCGGTCGTCGGCCTCAACGCCAAGACCGATCTCGAGCGCGACCGCCTCACCTACGAAGGGCGCCTGCGCCTGGACACCGTCGTGGCCGACAGCCTGCTCGCCGTCGTGAGCTACCAGAAGGCCAAGTCGCGCGAGTACATCTACGAAGACCGCTTCACCGCTGCCGACCGCACGCGCGACGTCACCTACGACGAGAACACCTGGCAGTTCGGCCTGCAGGCCGACAAGACGATCCGCATGGGTGACTGGGCGCAGAAGGTCACCTACGGCCTCGACTACACCCGCACCAACGTCGAGAACCTGCAGACCGGCCTCGTGCCGCCGGCGGGCGAGAGCTATCCGCTCAAGCGCTTCCCCGACACCCGCGAGACCTCGTCGGCCTTCTACGTGCAGGACGAATTCATCCACGACCGTTGGAGCATCACGCCCGGCATCCGCTTCGACCGCTTTTCGCTCGATGCGAAGCAGGCGGGCTTCAATGCGCAGGCGGTGTCGCTGTCGGGCTCGGCGGTGTCGCCCAAGCTGGGCGTGCTCTTCCGCGCCACGCCGCAGTTCAGCGTCTACGGCAACTACGCGTCGGGCTTCAAGGCGCCCAACGCGTTCCAGGTCAACAACTTCTTCGAGAACGTGATCTCGGGCTACAAGACGATTCCCAACCCGAATCTCAAACCCGAGAAGAGCCAGAACATCGAGCTGGGCATGCGCGGCCGCACCGGCATCCTGAGCTACGACGTGGCCGCGTTCACCGGCGACTACAAGAACCTCATCGAGAACGACCGCCAGGTCGGCGGCGTGTTCGGTTCGCGCGTCAATCCGGCGACGTTCCAGTCGGTCAACATCGGGCGCGCGCGCATCAGCGGCTTCGAGTTCAAGGGCGAGCTCGACTTCACCGAGAACGGCACCGGTTTCTCCGTGCCCTTCGCCTACGGCCAGACGCGCGGGCGCGACCGCACCAACAACCGGCCGCTCAACTCCATCGATCCGCAGAAGTTCAGCGCAGGCCTCAAGTACCAGGCGCCCGTCTGGAGCGTCCGGCTCGACGCGGTTCACCATGGCGCCAAGAAGTGGAACGATGTCGATCGCAGCGAGGTGACCACCGGCCTGCAGTTCCGCACGCCGCAGGCCACGACGCTGGACGTCAGCGCGCAATGGCGCATCAGGAAGGACCTGCGCTTGAACGCATCGGTGACCAACCTCACCAACAAGCGCTACTGGATGTGGAGCGACGTGCGCGGGCTGACGACGACCTCGAACCTGCGCGATGCCTATACCCAGCCGGGGCGCGCCTTCAACGTCTCGCTCGTGGCGGACTTCTGA